One Megalopta genalis isolate 19385.01 chromosome 5, iyMegGena1_principal, whole genome shotgun sequence DNA window includes the following coding sequences:
- the swm gene encoding zinc finger protein swm isoform X4, with translation MIIENPDQFKAWLTAVLEPLCDADPAALAKYVYALVKKDKTLEELRGGMVEQLDVFLQQETKNFVELLFKTLETQEYILPPAKNDPDGGGTPPGVNPPPPALAIEKIAESTIPVTSINTNPPVPLQINGSAPMPIGKRETRKSDSEKVDKEKEKRSRSRSGRMRSRTRSRSRSWERDRRRSRSREHIRRDRERDRSRPWRNESPPNTRRHDRRRSRSRSTSPIRPRIRDGPDNRDHRARFRNRSPTPLRSRSRSRSLDRKKIDRSDRMDVDRSDRIEGSPGGGTPTQDSNHGDVDMRLSTTSQSIQSVVAVASNVPNSQPGFQAKRRCRDFDEKGYCMRGDLCPYDHGTDPVVLEDVALSRVLTFGPHSAQAPGTVPVTAVPEPPQGPNGNAPPQHLPLASLPPPHLRNQHHSNMDAFAEYNPDAPSMEPRMPWGRHPQPGPGIYGRGQRELISVPVIPHTNSSEITHTQTNPLKRKQAFDFNRLGPKQRVVHNPANCSLELKKVPRILNNITQLNNHFSKFGKIVNIQVNFGGDPEGALVTFQLPAEAKAAYRSTEAVLNNRFIKVFWHNNVNNNATGGAIENVPPGCRPSVKERLGAAVTTSAKTEENEYIPTRRSTEEQQVTQSLTPTSPKTTTAPTREEKVLAIKKTQEILAAKETLKKKQEEKRKEALKLTADLRKRKQELLDKHLIEIRALIEKAEKNPEQKDAIMATIKNMQQSIDNLRKDLAANGQIGGNKTQVKSREQTQKEILDAELDLMTAQQEGQDAGELQKRLNELRAQAAALGLNAGPTVGRGTRASRVIRGAHAVSYRGRGRGSFTHVSVDHRPTSLLVSGYETEEKAEVLTHFQQFGEIVNQIVDDATPSIVINFKSRKEAEVALVKGRTFQDRLLSITWVSGQHLHRGGGGSNANSSVQLSSRSEQAPPTTDEEIDLEGNAEALLLEENEEEEDEDGESRSWRR, from the exons ATGATAATAGAGAATCCGGATCAATTCAAGGCGTGGCTGACTGCCGTCTTGGAGCCGCT TTGTGATGCTGATCCAGCTGCACTAGCAAAATATGTATATGCTCTCGTTAAGAAAGATAAAACATTGGAGGAATTGCGAGGTGGTATGGTAGAACAACTTGATGTCTTTTTACAACAAG AAACCAAAAACTTTGTGGAGCTACTATTCAAAACATTAGAAACTCAAGAGTATATACTTCCACCTGCAAAAAATGATCCAGATGGCGGTGGGACGCCACCTGGTGTAAATCCACCACCACCTGCGTTAGCAATTGAGAAAATAGCTGAAAGTACAATTCCTGTTACATCTATCAATACAAATCCTCCTGTTCCACTCCAAATAAATGGATCTGCACCTATGCCAATCGGTAAACGTGAAACTAGGAAATCGGATTCTGAAAAAGTTGACAAAGAGAAGGAAAAACGTTCTCGAAGTCG AAGTGGTCGAATGAGATCCAGGACAAGATCACGTTCACGTTCGTGGGAGAGAGATAGGCGTAGGTCTCGAAGTAGAGAACATATTCGTCGTGATAGGGAACGCGATAGGAGTCGACCATGGAGGAACGAATCACCACCAAACACAAGACGACATGACAGAAG ACGGAGTAGAAGTCGTAGTACGTCACCTATACGACCGAGAATACGGGACGGCCCTGACAATCGTGATCATAGAGCACGATTTAGAAATAGGTCCCCAACTCCTCTTCGATCAAGATCACGATCAAGATCGTTAGATCGCAAGAAGATAGACCGTTCCGATAGGATGGATGTAGACAGATCAGATAGAATTGAGGGAAGTCCTGGTGGAGGTACTCCAACACAGGACAGTAATCATGGAGATGTAGACATGCGGTTATCTACTACTAGTCAGTCAATTCAAAGCGTCGTCGCTGTCGCTTCTAATGTACCAAATAGCCAACCAGGATTCCAGGCAAAGAGAAGGTGCAGAGATTTTGATG AAAAAGGATACTGTATGAGAGGCGATCTGTGTCCTTATGATCATGGTACAGATCCAGTTGTATTAGAAGATGTAGCTTTAAGTCGCGTTTTGACTTTCGGTCCACATAGTGCGCAAGCACCAGGAACTGTACCTGTAACAGCAGTACCAGAACCACCTCAAGGACCTAATGGAAATGCTCCACCGCAACACCTCCCCCTTGCTAGTTTACCTCCACCTCATTTAAGAAATCAACACCACTCCAATATGG ATGCATTTGCAGAATATAATCCAGATGCACCAAGTATGGAACCTCGAATGCCATGGGGAAGACATCCCCAACCGGGACCTGGTATTTATGGAAGGGGGCAAAGAGAATTAATTAGCGTGCCAGTAATCCCACATACAAACTCGTCTGAAATCACGCATACTCAAACGAACCCTTTAAAGCGTAAACAAGCATTCGATTTCAATCGTCTTGGACCAAAACAGCGAGTGGTGCATAATCCAGCCAACTGTTCCCTAGAACTGAAAAAGGTTCCCCGTATCCTGAACAATATAACCCAATTGAATAATCATTTCTCGAAATTCGGTAAAATTGTAAATATCCAAGTTAATTTCGGTGGAGATCCGGAAGGGGCGTTGGTTACGTTCCAATTGCCAGCTGAAGCAAAAGCTGCATATAGAAGCACCGAGGCTGTGTTGAATAATAGATTTATCAAAGTGTTTTGGCACAACAATGTTAATAACAACGCAACTGGAGGCGCCATTGAAAATGTACCACCAG gATGCCGTCCTTCCGTAAAAGAACGGTTAGGTGCTGCTGTAACTACATCAGCGAAAACCGAAGAGAATGAATATATTCCCACTCGTCGTTCAActgaagaacaacaagttacgcAAAGTTTGACCCCAACATCGCCAAAAACTACCACCGCTCCTACTAGAGAAGAAAAGGTTCTTGCAATAAAAAAGACTCAAGAAATTTTAGCAGCTAAGGAAACCCTAAAGAAGAAACAGGAAGAAAAACGTAAAGAGGCATTAAAATTAACAGCTGATTTACGTAAAAGGAAACAAGAACTGTTAGACAAGCATTTAATAGAAATACGAGCATTAATTGAAAAAGCTGAAAAGAATCCAGAACAAAAAGATGCCATTATGGCAACGATAAAGAACATGCAACAATCGATCGACAATTTACGCAAAGACCTAGCAGCGAATGGTCAAATTGGTGGAAATAAAACGCAAGTGAAATCAAGAGAACAAACTCAGAAAGAGATTTTAGACGCCGAATTAGACTTAATGACTGcacaacaagaaggacaagatgCCGGGGAGTTGCAAAAAAGACTAAACGAGCTGCGAGCTCAAGCTGCTGCGTTAGGTTTGAATGCTGGTCCAACTGTTGGTAGAGGTACAAGAGCAAGTAGAGTTATAAGAGGCGCCCATGCGGTATCATATAGGGGTCGTGGTAGAGGGAGTTTTACCCATGTTTCGGTAGATCATAGACCGACAAGTCTTCTAGTCTCTGGTTACGAAACCGAAGAAAAGGCTGAAGTTTTGACGCATTTTCAA CAATTTGGAGAAATAGTGAATCAAATAGTAGATGATGCAACGCCTTCAATTGTGATCAATTTCAAGTCAAGAAAAGAAGCCGAGGTAGCTTTAGTAAAGGGACGCACATTTCAGGATAGATTACTTTCTATTACATGGGTCTCTGGGCAACACTTACACCGTGGCGGTGGTGGTAGTAATGCAAACTCATCTGTACAACTTTCTTCGCGTTCTGAACAAGCACCGCCTACCACTGATGAAGAAATTGATTTAGAA GGTAACGCAGAAGCATTACTTCTCGAAGAAAACGAAGAGGAGGAGGATGAAGATGGCGAATCCCGAAGCTGGCGGCGATAG
- the swm gene encoding zinc finger protein swm isoform X2, producing MIIENPDQFKAWLTAVLEPLCDADPAALAKYVYALVKKDKTLEELRGGMVEQLDVFLQQETKNFVELLFKTLETQEYILPPAKNDPDGGGTPPGVNPPPPALAIEKIAESTIPVTSINTNPPVPLQINGSAPMPIGKRETRKSDSEKVDKEKEKRSRSRSGRMRSRTRSRSRSWERDRRRSRSREHIRRDRERDRSRPWRNESPPNTRRHDRRRSRSRSTSPIRPRIRDGPDNRDHRARFRNRSPTPLRSRSRSRSLDRKKIDRSDRMDVDRSDRIEGSPGGGTPTQDSNHGDVDMRLSTTSQSIQSVVAVASNVPNSQPGFQAKRRCRDFDEKGYCMRGDLCPYDHGTDPVVLEDVALSRVLTFGPHSAQAPGTVPVTAVPEPPQGPNGNAPPQHLPLASLPPPHLRNQHHSNMDAFAEYNPDAPSMEPRMPWGRHPQPGPGIYGRGQRELISVPVIPHTNSSEITHTQTNPLKRKQAFDFNRLGPKQRVVHNPANCSLELKKVPRILNNITQLNNHFSKFGKIVNIQVNFGGDPEGALVTFQLPAEAKAAYRSTEAVLNNRFIKVFWHNNVNNNATGGAIENVPPGKLIHFLILFSTILSNILYCLGCRPSVKERLGAAVTTSAKTEENEYIPTRRSTEEQQVTQSLTPTSPKTTTAPTREEKVLAIKKTQEILAAKETLKKKQEEKRKEALKLTADLRKRKQELLDKHLIEIRALIEKAEKNPEQKDAIMATIKNMQQSIDNLRKDLAANGQIGGNKTQVKSREQTQKEILDAELDLMTAQQEGQDAGELQKRLNELRAQAAALGLNAGPTVGRGTRASRVIRGAHAVSYRGRGRGSFTHVSVDHRPTSLLVSGYETEEKAEVLTHFQQFGEIVNQIVDDATPSIVINFKSRKEAEVALVKGRTFQDRLLSITWVSGQHLHRGGGGSNANSSVQLSSRSEQAPPTTDEEIDLEGNAEALLLEENEEEEDEDGESRSWRR from the exons ATGATAATAGAGAATCCGGATCAATTCAAGGCGTGGCTGACTGCCGTCTTGGAGCCGCT TTGTGATGCTGATCCAGCTGCACTAGCAAAATATGTATATGCTCTCGTTAAGAAAGATAAAACATTGGAGGAATTGCGAGGTGGTATGGTAGAACAACTTGATGTCTTTTTACAACAAG AAACCAAAAACTTTGTGGAGCTACTATTCAAAACATTAGAAACTCAAGAGTATATACTTCCACCTGCAAAAAATGATCCAGATGGCGGTGGGACGCCACCTGGTGTAAATCCACCACCACCTGCGTTAGCAATTGAGAAAATAGCTGAAAGTACAATTCCTGTTACATCTATCAATACAAATCCTCCTGTTCCACTCCAAATAAATGGATCTGCACCTATGCCAATCGGTAAACGTGAAACTAGGAAATCGGATTCTGAAAAAGTTGACAAAGAGAAGGAAAAACGTTCTCGAAGTCG AAGTGGTCGAATGAGATCCAGGACAAGATCACGTTCACGTTCGTGGGAGAGAGATAGGCGTAGGTCTCGAAGTAGAGAACATATTCGTCGTGATAGGGAACGCGATAGGAGTCGACCATGGAGGAACGAATCACCACCAAACACAAGACGACATGACAGAAG ACGGAGTAGAAGTCGTAGTACGTCACCTATACGACCGAGAATACGGGACGGCCCTGACAATCGTGATCATAGAGCACGATTTAGAAATAGGTCCCCAACTCCTCTTCGATCAAGATCACGATCAAGATCGTTAGATCGCAAGAAGATAGACCGTTCCGATAGGATGGATGTAGACAGATCAGATAGAATTGAGGGAAGTCCTGGTGGAGGTACTCCAACACAGGACAGTAATCATGGAGATGTAGACATGCGGTTATCTACTACTAGTCAGTCAATTCAAAGCGTCGTCGCTGTCGCTTCTAATGTACCAAATAGCCAACCAGGATTCCAGGCAAAGAGAAGGTGCAGAGATTTTGATG AAAAAGGATACTGTATGAGAGGCGATCTGTGTCCTTATGATCATGGTACAGATCCAGTTGTATTAGAAGATGTAGCTTTAAGTCGCGTTTTGACTTTCGGTCCACATAGTGCGCAAGCACCAGGAACTGTACCTGTAACAGCAGTACCAGAACCACCTCAAGGACCTAATGGAAATGCTCCACCGCAACACCTCCCCCTTGCTAGTTTACCTCCACCTCATTTAAGAAATCAACACCACTCCAATATGG ATGCATTTGCAGAATATAATCCAGATGCACCAAGTATGGAACCTCGAATGCCATGGGGAAGACATCCCCAACCGGGACCTGGTATTTATGGAAGGGGGCAAAGAGAATTAATTAGCGTGCCAGTAATCCCACATACAAACTCGTCTGAAATCACGCATACTCAAACGAACCCTTTAAAGCGTAAACAAGCATTCGATTTCAATCGTCTTGGACCAAAACAGCGAGTGGTGCATAATCCAGCCAACTGTTCCCTAGAACTGAAAAAGGTTCCCCGTATCCTGAACAATATAACCCAATTGAATAATCATTTCTCGAAATTCGGTAAAATTGTAAATATCCAAGTTAATTTCGGTGGAGATCCGGAAGGGGCGTTGGTTACGTTCCAATTGCCAGCTGAAGCAAAAGCTGCATATAGAAGCACCGAGGCTGTGTTGAATAATAGATTTATCAAAGTGTTTTGGCACAACAATGTTAATAACAACGCAACTGGAGGCGCCATTGAAAATGTACCACCAGGTAAATtgatacattttttaatattatttagtaCTATATTATctaatattctatattgtttaggATGCCGTCCTTCCGTAAAAGAACGGTTAGGTGCTGCTGTAACTACATCAGCGAAAACCGAAGAGAATGAATATATTCCCACTCGTCGTTCAActgaagaacaacaagttacgcAAAGTTTGACCCCAACATCGCCAAAAACTACCACCGCTCCTACTAGAGAAGAAAAGGTTCTTGCAATAAAAAAGACTCAAGAAATTTTAGCAGCTAAGGAAACCCTAAAGAAGAAACAGGAAGAAAAACGTAAAGAGGCATTAAAATTAACAGCTGATTTACGTAAAAGGAAACAAGAACTGTTAGACAAGCATTTAATAGAAATACGAGCATTAATTGAAAAAGCTGAAAAGAATCCAGAACAAAAAGATGCCATTATGGCAACGATAAAGAACATGCAACAATCGATCGACAATTTACGCAAAGACCTAGCAGCGAATGGTCAAATTGGTGGAAATAAAACGCAAGTGAAATCAAGAGAACAAACTCAGAAAGAGATTTTAGACGCCGAATTAGACTTAATGACTGcacaacaagaaggacaagatgCCGGGGAGTTGCAAAAAAGACTAAACGAGCTGCGAGCTCAAGCTGCTGCGTTAGGTTTGAATGCTGGTCCAACTGTTGGTAGAGGTACAAGAGCAAGTAGAGTTATAAGAGGCGCCCATGCGGTATCATATAGGGGTCGTGGTAGAGGGAGTTTTACCCATGTTTCGGTAGATCATAGACCGACAAGTCTTCTAGTCTCTGGTTACGAAACCGAAGAAAAGGCTGAAGTTTTGACGCATTTTCAA CAATTTGGAGAAATAGTGAATCAAATAGTAGATGATGCAACGCCTTCAATTGTGATCAATTTCAAGTCAAGAAAAGAAGCCGAGGTAGCTTTAGTAAAGGGACGCACATTTCAGGATAGATTACTTTCTATTACATGGGTCTCTGGGCAACACTTACACCGTGGCGGTGGTGGTAGTAATGCAAACTCATCTGTACAACTTTCTTCGCGTTCTGAACAAGCACCGCCTACCACTGATGAAGAAATTGATTTAGAA GGTAACGCAGAAGCATTACTTCTCGAAGAAAACGAAGAGGAGGAGGATGAAGATGGCGAATCCCGAAGCTGGCGGCGATAG
- the swm gene encoding zinc finger protein swm isoform X1 has protein sequence MIIENPDQFKAWLTAVLEPLCDADPAALAKYVYALVKKDKTLEELRGGMVEQLDVFLQQETKNFVELLFKTLETQEYILPPAKNDPDGGGTPPGVNPPPPALAIEKIAESTIPVTSINTNPPVPLQINGSAPMPIGKRETRKSDSEKVDKEKEKRSRSRLYSRSGRMRSRTRSRSRSWERDRRRSRSREHIRRDRERDRSRPWRNESPPNTRRHDRRRSRSRSTSPIRPRIRDGPDNRDHRARFRNRSPTPLRSRSRSRSLDRKKIDRSDRMDVDRSDRIEGSPGGGTPTQDSNHGDVDMRLSTTSQSIQSVVAVASNVPNSQPGFQAKRRCRDFDEKGYCMRGDLCPYDHGTDPVVLEDVALSRVLTFGPHSAQAPGTVPVTAVPEPPQGPNGNAPPQHLPLASLPPPHLRNQHHSNMDAFAEYNPDAPSMEPRMPWGRHPQPGPGIYGRGQRELISVPVIPHTNSSEITHTQTNPLKRKQAFDFNRLGPKQRVVHNPANCSLELKKVPRILNNITQLNNHFSKFGKIVNIQVNFGGDPEGALVTFQLPAEAKAAYRSTEAVLNNRFIKVFWHNNVNNNATGGAIENVPPGKLIHFLILFSTILSNILYCLGCRPSVKERLGAAVTTSAKTEENEYIPTRRSTEEQQVTQSLTPTSPKTTTAPTREEKVLAIKKTQEILAAKETLKKKQEEKRKEALKLTADLRKRKQELLDKHLIEIRALIEKAEKNPEQKDAIMATIKNMQQSIDNLRKDLAANGQIGGNKTQVKSREQTQKEILDAELDLMTAQQEGQDAGELQKRLNELRAQAAALGLNAGPTVGRGTRASRVIRGAHAVSYRGRGRGSFTHVSVDHRPTSLLVSGYETEEKAEVLTHFQQFGEIVNQIVDDATPSIVINFKSRKEAEVALVKGRTFQDRLLSITWVSGQHLHRGGGGSNANSSVQLSSRSEQAPPTTDEEIDLEGNAEALLLEENEEEEDEDGESRSWRR, from the exons ATGATAATAGAGAATCCGGATCAATTCAAGGCGTGGCTGACTGCCGTCTTGGAGCCGCT TTGTGATGCTGATCCAGCTGCACTAGCAAAATATGTATATGCTCTCGTTAAGAAAGATAAAACATTGGAGGAATTGCGAGGTGGTATGGTAGAACAACTTGATGTCTTTTTACAACAAG AAACCAAAAACTTTGTGGAGCTACTATTCAAAACATTAGAAACTCAAGAGTATATACTTCCACCTGCAAAAAATGATCCAGATGGCGGTGGGACGCCACCTGGTGTAAATCCACCACCACCTGCGTTAGCAATTGAGAAAATAGCTGAAAGTACAATTCCTGTTACATCTATCAATACAAATCCTCCTGTTCCACTCCAAATAAATGGATCTGCACCTATGCCAATCGGTAAACGTGAAACTAGGAAATCGGATTCTGAAAAAGTTGACAAAGAGAAGGAAAAACGTTCTCGAAGTCG TTTATACTCCAGAAGTGGTCGAATGAGATCCAGGACAAGATCACGTTCACGTTCGTGGGAGAGAGATAGGCGTAGGTCTCGAAGTAGAGAACATATTCGTCGTGATAGGGAACGCGATAGGAGTCGACCATGGAGGAACGAATCACCACCAAACACAAGACGACATGACAGAAG ACGGAGTAGAAGTCGTAGTACGTCACCTATACGACCGAGAATACGGGACGGCCCTGACAATCGTGATCATAGAGCACGATTTAGAAATAGGTCCCCAACTCCTCTTCGATCAAGATCACGATCAAGATCGTTAGATCGCAAGAAGATAGACCGTTCCGATAGGATGGATGTAGACAGATCAGATAGAATTGAGGGAAGTCCTGGTGGAGGTACTCCAACACAGGACAGTAATCATGGAGATGTAGACATGCGGTTATCTACTACTAGTCAGTCAATTCAAAGCGTCGTCGCTGTCGCTTCTAATGTACCAAATAGCCAACCAGGATTCCAGGCAAAGAGAAGGTGCAGAGATTTTGATG AAAAAGGATACTGTATGAGAGGCGATCTGTGTCCTTATGATCATGGTACAGATCCAGTTGTATTAGAAGATGTAGCTTTAAGTCGCGTTTTGACTTTCGGTCCACATAGTGCGCAAGCACCAGGAACTGTACCTGTAACAGCAGTACCAGAACCACCTCAAGGACCTAATGGAAATGCTCCACCGCAACACCTCCCCCTTGCTAGTTTACCTCCACCTCATTTAAGAAATCAACACCACTCCAATATGG ATGCATTTGCAGAATATAATCCAGATGCACCAAGTATGGAACCTCGAATGCCATGGGGAAGACATCCCCAACCGGGACCTGGTATTTATGGAAGGGGGCAAAGAGAATTAATTAGCGTGCCAGTAATCCCACATACAAACTCGTCTGAAATCACGCATACTCAAACGAACCCTTTAAAGCGTAAACAAGCATTCGATTTCAATCGTCTTGGACCAAAACAGCGAGTGGTGCATAATCCAGCCAACTGTTCCCTAGAACTGAAAAAGGTTCCCCGTATCCTGAACAATATAACCCAATTGAATAATCATTTCTCGAAATTCGGTAAAATTGTAAATATCCAAGTTAATTTCGGTGGAGATCCGGAAGGGGCGTTGGTTACGTTCCAATTGCCAGCTGAAGCAAAAGCTGCATATAGAAGCACCGAGGCTGTGTTGAATAATAGATTTATCAAAGTGTTTTGGCACAACAATGTTAATAACAACGCAACTGGAGGCGCCATTGAAAATGTACCACCAGGTAAATtgatacattttttaatattatttagtaCTATATTATctaatattctatattgtttaggATGCCGTCCTTCCGTAAAAGAACGGTTAGGTGCTGCTGTAACTACATCAGCGAAAACCGAAGAGAATGAATATATTCCCACTCGTCGTTCAActgaagaacaacaagttacgcAAAGTTTGACCCCAACATCGCCAAAAACTACCACCGCTCCTACTAGAGAAGAAAAGGTTCTTGCAATAAAAAAGACTCAAGAAATTTTAGCAGCTAAGGAAACCCTAAAGAAGAAACAGGAAGAAAAACGTAAAGAGGCATTAAAATTAACAGCTGATTTACGTAAAAGGAAACAAGAACTGTTAGACAAGCATTTAATAGAAATACGAGCATTAATTGAAAAAGCTGAAAAGAATCCAGAACAAAAAGATGCCATTATGGCAACGATAAAGAACATGCAACAATCGATCGACAATTTACGCAAAGACCTAGCAGCGAATGGTCAAATTGGTGGAAATAAAACGCAAGTGAAATCAAGAGAACAAACTCAGAAAGAGATTTTAGACGCCGAATTAGACTTAATGACTGcacaacaagaaggacaagatgCCGGGGAGTTGCAAAAAAGACTAAACGAGCTGCGAGCTCAAGCTGCTGCGTTAGGTTTGAATGCTGGTCCAACTGTTGGTAGAGGTACAAGAGCAAGTAGAGTTATAAGAGGCGCCCATGCGGTATCATATAGGGGTCGTGGTAGAGGGAGTTTTACCCATGTTTCGGTAGATCATAGACCGACAAGTCTTCTAGTCTCTGGTTACGAAACCGAAGAAAAGGCTGAAGTTTTGACGCATTTTCAA CAATTTGGAGAAATAGTGAATCAAATAGTAGATGATGCAACGCCTTCAATTGTGATCAATTTCAAGTCAAGAAAAGAAGCCGAGGTAGCTTTAGTAAAGGGACGCACATTTCAGGATAGATTACTTTCTATTACATGGGTCTCTGGGCAACACTTACACCGTGGCGGTGGTGGTAGTAATGCAAACTCATCTGTACAACTTTCTTCGCGTTCTGAACAAGCACCGCCTACCACTGATGAAGAAATTGATTTAGAA GGTAACGCAGAAGCATTACTTCTCGAAGAAAACGAAGAGGAGGAGGATGAAGATGGCGAATCCCGAAGCTGGCGGCGATAG